One window from the genome of Deltaproteobacteria bacterium encodes:
- a CDS encoding type II secretion system F family protein produces MRARDLFLIGAPMLLGGVFLVAFLLRTWKERPIARSMQAYRFAHDRLTEELVARRILRFPGACLVSSLRHWAFAELFVLLVFLAVVSGNRSASGIAQATAAAAPLGFGIAWISLRGAAREALRSVQRDLPVACFLFSLLLESGMGASSALQETSGSIPEGALARELRELVRSRSLGVPRGESIERSGRRVPVEDYRLFLNHVLQGERLGIGLSRSLRELSSKMLESQGHRAETIAQQAAVKMLFPLVFFIFPAVFLIILSPVILGLWDRLAG; encoded by the coding sequence ATGAGGGCGCGGGACCTCTTTCTCATCGGGGCGCCGATGCTCCTCGGCGGCGTTTTTCTCGTCGCGTTCCTTCTGCGCACGTGGAAGGAGCGTCCCATCGCGCGCTCCATGCAGGCGTACCGGTTCGCCCACGACCGGCTGACGGAGGAACTGGTCGCGAGACGGATCCTTCGATTCCCCGGGGCATGCCTCGTCTCCTCCCTCCGGCACTGGGCGTTCGCGGAGCTCTTCGTGCTTCTCGTCTTCCTCGCCGTCGTTTCGGGAAACCGCTCCGCGTCGGGGATCGCGCAAGCGACCGCCGCCGCGGCGCCCCTCGGCTTCGGCATCGCCTGGATCTCTTTACGCGGCGCCGCGCGGGAGGCGCTTCGCTCGGTGCAGCGCGACCTCCCCGTGGCGTGCTTCCTTTTCTCTCTCCTGCTCGAATCAGGAATGGGCGCCTCTTCGGCGCTGCAGGAAACGTCGGGCTCGATCCCGGAGGGGGCCCTCGCCCGGGAACTGAGAGAGCTGGTCCGGTCCCGTTCGCTCGGCGTTCCCCGAGGGGAATCGATCGAGCGATCGGGGCGGCGTGTGCCGGTCGAGGATTACCGGCTGTTCCTCAACCATGTCCTGCAGGGGGAGCGGCTCGGGATCGGGCTGTCGCGGAGCCTGCGGGAACTCTCCTCGAAGATGCTGGAAAGCCAGGGGCACCGGGCGGAGACGATCGCCCAGCAGGCGGCGGTGAAGATGCTGTTCCCCTTGGTCTTTTTCATCTTTCCCGCCGTGTTTCTCATTATCCTGTCCCCGGTGATTCTTGGCCTGTGGGACCGGCTCGCGGGGTGA
- a CDS encoding type II secretion system F family protein, with the protein MGLTLAEAGIFVLGAALIARFLLRAALPRARTRFVSAANRHSDELREEFVLLPPARIAAVLLVSATVLAVTALAATRSVAAAAASGAAPVLFAGLLVRWYRNRRKRTILSQLPTLLDLLSGHVRAGHSLSESLAETVPLLPAGIREEMAWVLQQNRLGTPLAEALRHWEERIRSEETSLLVRPLRAAIPGGGNIVDLLERTRDILRLRMRTTEKLRSMTAQARLQALVLTLLPPAFAVALSKVDPGFFPNLLGTPQGKTIMAIAFVLQVLGWITIRKILSVRP; encoded by the coding sequence GTGGGACTGACGCTTGCGGAAGCGGGGATCTTCGTCCTGGGTGCCGCGCTGATCGCCCGGTTTCTCCTTCGAGCCGCATTGCCGCGGGCGCGCACGAGGTTCGTCTCCGCGGCGAACCGTCACTCCGACGAATTGCGCGAAGAGTTCGTCCTCCTGCCGCCGGCGCGGATCGCCGCCGTTTTGCTCGTTTCCGCCACCGTGCTCGCGGTAACGGCGCTGGCGGCGACCCGGTCCGTTGCCGCCGCGGCGGCATCCGGAGCCGCGCCGGTTCTCTTCGCCGGCCTTCTTGTCCGGTGGTACCGCAACCGAAGAAAACGGACCATCCTCTCCCAGCTGCCGACGCTCCTCGACCTTCTGTCCGGGCACGTGAGGGCGGGGCACAGCCTGTCGGAGTCCCTCGCGGAGACCGTCCCCCTGTTGCCCGCCGGAATCCGGGAAGAGATGGCGTGGGTCCTGCAGCAGAACCGCCTTGGGACGCCGCTGGCGGAGGCCCTGCGCCATTGGGAGGAACGCATCCGTTCGGAAGAGACCTCCCTCCTCGTCCGGCCCCTGCGGGCGGCGATTCCCGGGGGGGGGAACATCGTGGACCTGCTGGAGCGGACCCGGGACATCCTTCGGCTCCGGATGCGGACGACGGAGAAGCTTCGAAGCATGACGGCCCAAGCCCGGCTGCAGGCGTTGGTCCTGACGCTGCTGCCCCCGGCGTTCGCGGTCGCCCTTTCGAAGGTCGATCCCGGATTCTTCCCGAACCTCCTCGGCACTCCGCAGGGAAAGACGATCATGGCGATCGCGTTCGTCCTTCAGGTCCTGGGCTGGATCACCATACGAAAGATCCTGTCGGTGCGGCCATGA
- a CDS encoding CpaF family protein: MNGDIRRTLHQAVLSRLDARKTGLSFSEDVGRWRDRAEEYLQAEMCGLSLGDAERDALRREILDEIFAFGPITPLLSDPSVSEIMVNGFESIYVERGGLVARHAGSFLSEESLRATIDRMVSKVNRRLDESSPYVDARLPDGSRINAIIPPVCLTGACLTVRKFRKEAFSLEELVRIGSVAQEAAEYLREAVRERRNVIVSGGTGSGKTTLLNALSQFIPEEERIVTIEDAAEIRLQKPHVIRLEARPVNIEGSGAVTIRDLVRNSLRMRPDRIIVGECRGGEALDMLQAMNTGHDGSITTGHANTPRDMLRRLETMVLLGGVEIPIRAIREQIASAIDVIVHTGRIAGGKRAITSITEITGMNESQILLQELFRWSKGNAGNDGAGRLVATGIPSRFRRGGGDTWD, from the coding sequence ATGAACGGTGACATCCGACGAACGCTGCACCAGGCGGTCCTGTCGCGCCTGGACGCAAGAAAAACGGGCCTGTCGTTTTCGGAGGATGTCGGCCGCTGGCGGGACCGCGCCGAGGAGTACCTGCAGGCGGAGATGTGCGGATTGTCGCTGGGGGACGCGGAACGGGACGCCTTGCGGCGGGAGATCCTCGACGAGATCTTCGCCTTCGGGCCGATCACTCCCCTGCTTTCCGACCCCTCCGTTTCCGAGATCATGGTGAACGGATTCGAGTCGATCTACGTGGAGCGGGGTGGATTGGTGGCCCGCCACGCAGGCTCGTTCCTCTCGGAGGAATCGCTCCGCGCGACGATCGACCGGATGGTGTCCAAGGTCAACCGGCGCCTCGACGAATCCTCCCCCTACGTCGACGCCCGGCTCCCGGACGGGTCACGCATCAACGCGATCATACCGCCGGTTTGCCTCACCGGGGCGTGCCTGACGGTCCGCAAATTCCGGAAGGAAGCGTTCTCCCTCGAGGAACTCGTCCGCATCGGGTCTGTGGCCCAGGAGGCCGCGGAGTATCTGAGGGAGGCCGTTCGGGAGCGACGCAACGTCATCGTCTCCGGTGGAACCGGCTCCGGGAAGACCACTCTCCTGAACGCCCTGTCCCAGTTCATCCCCGAGGAAGAGCGGATCGTCACGATCGAGGACGCGGCGGAGATCCGGCTTCAGAAGCCCCACGTGATCCGCCTCGAGGCGAGGCCGGTCAACATCGAAGGATCGGGGGCCGTCACCATCCGGGACCTCGTCCGCAACTCCCTTCGAATGCGCCCCGACCGGATCATCGTCGGGGAGTGCCGCGGGGGGGAGGCGCTCGACATGCTGCAGGCGATGAACACGGGACACGACGGCTCGATCACCACGGGGCACGCGAACACCCCCCGGGACATGCTCCGCCGCCTGGAAACGATGGTCCTGCTCGGCGGAGTGGAGATCCCGATCCGCGCGATCCGGGAGCAGATCGCCTCCGCCATCGACGTCATCGTCCACACCGGGCGGATCGCCGGGGGAAAAAGGGCAATCACGTCGATCACCGAAATCACCGGGATGAACGAATCGCAGATCCTGCTCCAGGAACTGTTCCGGTGGTCGAAGGGAAACGCGGGGAACGACGGCGCGGGCCGCCTCGTCGCCACCGGCATCCCTTCCCGGTTCCGACGCGGGGGAGGCGACACGTGGGACTGA
- a CDS encoding pilus assembly protein N-terminal domain-containing protein: MRRLLPRAGRAVVALSLFLALAPGSVSLASETIRIRPGFQQILERSGVSRVSVGNPEIIEAQPLPRDGGILVVGKKEGETDLVLWEKSARTVWHVEVGSGKKSIAEDARAFAGAFPGVTVVEAGGSVILSGPVTTSQDKTVLEAYARAHPGVHLRLSLPEEKKTLLLYDLKIIEISRGETAQLGIRWPDALSAKGTFAVGTGNAGTFSVGTDFETRLNLLMANGKARILSNPRLACESGGEAQFLAGGEIPIVIITPETRTVEWKTYGIILKIHPTMAEGGKIRTKVDAEVSAVDHGSGTSDVPGFLTRRVSTLFSTLPGETVMLSGLVKSEMAKDVAKVPLLGQIPVIGELFKSRNFRENRTELAIFITPIVVSGDAAPEAANWERKAEKETEHLRFRLMD, from the coding sequence ATGAGACGCCTTCTTCCGCGCGCCGGGCGGGCCGTTGTCGCCCTCTCGCTGTTCCTTGCCCTGGCACCGGGCTCGGTATCCCTGGCTTCGGAGACGATCCGGATCCGCCCCGGGTTCCAGCAGATCCTCGAACGGTCGGGCGTGTCGCGCGTTTCCGTCGGGAACCCCGAGATCATCGAGGCCCAGCCCCTTCCCCGCGACGGAGGAATCCTCGTGGTCGGGAAAAAGGAGGGGGAAACCGATCTTGTCCTGTGGGAAAAGAGTGCGCGGACGGTGTGGCACGTCGAAGTGGGATCCGGAAAGAAATCGATCGCCGAGGATGCCCGGGCGTTCGCGGGAGCCTTTCCCGGCGTGACCGTCGTCGAGGCGGGCGGATCGGTGATCCTCAGCGGTCCCGTTACGACGTCGCAGGATAAAACCGTGCTCGAGGCGTATGCCCGCGCTCACCCCGGGGTCCACCTCCGGCTCTCCCTGCCCGAGGAGAAGAAAACCCTTCTTCTCTACGACCTGAAGATCATCGAGATCAGCCGGGGGGAGACGGCGCAACTGGGCATCCGCTGGCCGGATGCGCTTTCGGCAAAGGGAACGTTCGCCGTGGGAACGGGAAACGCGGGGACGTTCTCTGTCGGCACGGACTTCGAGACGCGACTGAACCTACTCATGGCGAACGGAAAGGCGAGGATCCTCTCCAATCCCCGCCTGGCGTGCGAAAGCGGCGGGGAAGCCCAGTTTCTCGCGGGCGGAGAAATTCCGATCGTGATCATCACGCCGGAGACCCGCACCGTGGAGTGGAAGACGTACGGCATCATCCTCAAGATCCACCCCACCATGGCGGAAGGGGGAAAGATCCGCACCAAGGTGGACGCGGAGGTAAGCGCGGTGGACCACGGAAGCGGAACGTCCGACGTCCCGGGATTTCTCACACGACGAGTGTCCACCCTCTTCTCCACGTTGCCGGGAGAAACGGTGATGCTGTCGGGTCTCGTCAAGAGCGAGATGGCGAAGGACGTCGCAAAGGTCCCGCTGCTGGGCCAGATCCCCGTGATCGGGGAACTGTTCAAATCTCGAAATTTCCGGGAGAACCGAACGGAGTTGGCGATCTTCATCACACCGATCGTGGTGTCCGGGGACGCCGCCCCCGAAGCCGCCAACTGGGAGCGGAAAGCCGAGAAAGAGACGGAGCACCTCCGCTTCCGCCTGATGGATTGA
- the cpaB gene encoding Flp pilus assembly protein CpaB produces MKRKARSFSSGKWAGKIRTLLPLLAGLLLCGFALAAAGRRVATVEKDIRRQANPVEVVVASVPIPTGETFSVRNLAKKAVPSSGTGQRNVPASDFELLVGARAKTAIDPGEPVLWTDVEEPYDTDAFSSTVLPGRRGMTLGVDTTSSFAGMLHPGDRVDLLVDRSGANSGDWVRNLPVIAVDRDHNRLAHPSDKEETATVTLMVTPGEGSRIARASGKVHWFLRNPGDNAAEAKGPSPKPMTSRAVEVWKGGLKISPIVAAKEIHE; encoded by the coding sequence ATGAAGCGGAAGGCACGTTCCTTCTCTTCCGGGAAGTGGGCCGGTAAGATCCGGACGCTGCTCCCCCTGCTTGCGGGTCTTCTCCTGTGCGGCTTCGCCCTGGCCGCCGCCGGACGCAGGGTAGCGACCGTGGAAAAGGACATCCGCCGGCAGGCGAACCCGGTGGAGGTGGTCGTCGCCTCGGTTCCGATTCCCACCGGAGAGACGTTCAGCGTGCGAAACCTGGCGAAAAAGGCGGTCCCCTCCTCCGGGACGGGGCAGCGCAACGTGCCCGCCTCCGATTTCGAACTTCTGGTGGGTGCGCGCGCCAAGACGGCGATCGATCCCGGAGAGCCGGTGTTGTGGACCGACGTCGAGGAACCGTACGACACGGATGCCTTCTCCAGCACCGTCCTTCCCGGCCGGAGGGGGATGACGCTCGGTGTGGACACGACATCGTCGTTCGCCGGCATGCTGCACCCGGGGGACCGGGTGGACCTGCTCGTGGACCGTTCCGGGGCGAATTCCGGCGACTGGGTTCGGAACCTCCCCGTGATCGCCGTGGACCGGGATCACAATCGCCTCGCGCACCCCTCCGACAAAGAGGAGACGGCCACCGTGACCCTGATGGTCACCCCGGGGGAAGGGAGCCGGATCGCACGGGCCTCCGGGAAAGTGCACTGGTTCCTTCGCAATCCCGGCGACAATGCGGCCGAAGCGAAGGGTCCTTCGCCAAAACCGATGACGTCCCGTGCCGTGGAAGTCTGGAAAGGCGGGCTGAAGATTTCGCCGATCGTCGCGGCAAAGGAGATCCACGAATGA
- a CDS encoding pilus assembly protein produces the protein MKSHRTSPCGQSLVETALVLPLLLILLGGGYWFYRNLSLSSSAESAAHAQMLRAGRRLGGIEPRLAGTIHPGDNVAHIEAHNDPLIGEVPLFGSLAGRTIASATVSLGKEPVGAFLDLPSHAFRREAESAVDCWGKETPSGTTVRRTVQGILLTGVLR, from the coding sequence ATGAAGAGCCACCGTACATCCCCCTGTGGGCAATCGCTCGTCGAGACGGCGCTGGTGCTCCCCCTGCTCCTGATCCTGCTCGGCGGAGGGTACTGGTTCTACCGCAACCTTTCGCTCTCCTCTTCGGCGGAGAGTGCCGCGCACGCACAGATGCTGCGGGCCGGAAGGCGCCTGGGGGGGATCGAGCCCCGGCTTGCCGGGACGATCCACCCGGGAGACAACGTCGCGCACATCGAGGCTCACAACGATCCCCTGATCGGCGAGGTGCCCCTGTTCGGCAGCCTGGCCGGCAGGACGATCGCGTCCGCGACCGTCTCCCTCGGGAAGGAACCCGTGGGTGCGTTCCTCGATCTGCCGTCCCACGCTTTCCGACGGGAAGCGGAAAGCGCCGTCGATTGCTGGGGGAAGGAGACCCCCTCCGGCACGACGGTCCGGCGGACCGTTCAGGGGATCCTGTTGACGGGGGTGCTCCGATGA
- a CDS encoding pilus assembly protein: MIEFLLAGVPLLLLMLAIVQLSLLWAGKSAVDTAAHLAARKFARVAREDFRKAREMAFLEAFQMCRNRLGGSFGSAAMTTLDVTKDGEQGANRADAGEALCVRLTHGVELVVPWIDRILFALSPGKKLRLGGHYYLMMQSTRWVTVE, encoded by the coding sequence ATGATCGAGTTCCTCCTCGCGGGGGTTCCGCTCCTCCTCCTGATGCTGGCGATCGTTCAGCTGTCCCTTCTCTGGGCGGGGAAGAGCGCCGTCGACACGGCGGCGCACCTCGCCGCCCGGAAATTCGCCCGCGTCGCCAGGGAAGACTTCCGCAAGGCGCGCGAGATGGCCTTCCTCGAGGCGTTCCAGATGTGCCGGAACCGGCTCGGTGGATCGTTCGGATCGGCCGCCATGACCACCCTCGACGTCACGAAGGACGGCGAACAGGGGGCCAACCGCGCGGACGCCGGCGAGGCGCTCTGCGTCCGCCTGACCCACGGCGTCGAACTGGTCGTCCCCTGGATCGACCGGATCCTGTTCGCCCTTTCCCCGGGGAAGAAGCTCCGACTCGGGGGCCACTATTACCTGATGATGCAATCCACCCGCTGGGTGACGGTGGAGTGA
- a CDS encoding sigma 54-interacting transcriptional regulator, which yields MIQGDPGARLSVTISNGMTVEVRLGQKEVKIGRGHEADLQLPDRSVSRLHAKIFRVGQQYFLADLRSRNGTHADGKRITQLALEDGRMFQVGPFRIHFHHPVSGTSAGEEPTVPPGTASAITDSVEAEPVRVPKRTGTPTVTGEAPFGLIGGSAHVRKLVATIRRVAASDVPVLIEGETGSGKELVARGIHDASARRERPFIVVNCGAISSELIESELFGHERGAFTGATAQRKGAFELANSGTIFLDEIGELPLALQPKLLRALEQKEIKRVGGNDLLLADVRILAATNRNLREEIARKMFREDLYFRIVAITIPIPPLRDRREDVTPIARHFLSGMGNQTSGPVPGLSPAALDALISHDWPGNVRELRNAIQRAVVMAEGGELTGPDFSFLRQAAKPGAETENPSGLSRWEQAERTNILGELARQMGNKTKTARELGIAKSTLFEKLKKYEIRTAEFDR from the coding sequence ATGATCCAGGGCGATCCGGGGGCGAGGCTTTCCGTAACCATTTCGAACGGGATGACGGTCGAGGTGCGGCTGGGGCAGAAGGAGGTCAAGATCGGCAGGGGGCATGAGGCCGACCTCCAGCTTCCGGACCGATCCGTTTCGCGGCTGCACGCCAAGATCTTCCGCGTGGGTCAGCAATATTTCCTCGCCGACCTTCGCAGCCGCAACGGCACACACGCCGACGGAAAGCGGATCACCCAGCTGGCCCTGGAAGACGGCAGGATGTTCCAGGTGGGGCCGTTCCGGATCCACTTCCATCACCCTGTGTCCGGGACCTCCGCGGGCGAGGAGCCGACGGTTCCCCCGGGGACGGCGTCCGCCATCACCGATTCCGTCGAAGCGGAACCGGTTCGCGTCCCGAAGCGGACGGGAACGCCCACGGTCACCGGCGAGGCGCCGTTCGGCCTGATCGGCGGATCGGCCCATGTACGGAAACTGGTCGCGACGATCCGCCGCGTCGCCGCGTCGGACGTGCCGGTCCTGATCGAGGGGGAAACGGGGAGCGGCAAGGAACTGGTCGCCCGGGGGATCCACGACGCCTCCGCGCGCCGGGAGCGCCCGTTCATCGTCGTCAACTGCGGGGCGATCTCGTCCGAGCTCATCGAAAGCGAGCTGTTCGGACACGAGAGGGGGGCGTTCACCGGGGCCACCGCGCAGCGGAAAGGGGCGTTCGAACTCGCCAACAGCGGGACGATATTCCTCGATGAAATCGGTGAGTTACCTCTCGCACTTCAACCAAAACTTTTACGTGCCCTCGAACAGAAAGAGATCAAGCGGGTCGGAGGGAACGATCTGTTGCTGGCCGACGTGCGGATCCTCGCCGCCACGAACCGGAACCTCCGGGAGGAGATCGCCCGCAAGATGTTCCGCGAAGATCTCTATTTTCGCATCGTCGCCATCACGATACCGATCCCTCCCCTGCGGGACCGGCGGGAGGACGTGACCCCGATCGCCCGGCACTTCCTTTCGGGGATGGGGAACCAGACCTCCGGGCCTGTTCCCGGGCTCTCCCCCGCCGCGCTGGACGCCCTGATCTCCCACGACTGGCCAGGGAACGTGCGCGAGCTGCGCAACGCGATCCAACGGGCCGTGGTGATGGCGGAAGGCGGGGAGCTGACCGGACCGGATTTCTCCTTCCTGCGCCAGGCGGCGAAGCCAGGCGCGGAAACGGAAAACCCGTCCGGGCTCTCGCGCTGGGAGCAGGCGGAGCGAACGAACATCCTCGGTGAACTCGCCCGCCAGATGGGGAACAAGACGAAGACGGCACGCGAGCTCGGGATCGCCAAGTCTACCCTGTTCGAGAAGTTGAAGAAGTACGAGATCCGCACCGCGGAGTTCGACCGGTAA
- a CDS encoding S8 family serine peptidase codes for MDTNVPNGATHITIALDPSLAGQVGTIRFDRTRNGGTGVIDGYVDRGDGFFLGPEPAGTIIEPANGDNVVTVGSFNTKAFNGAAVSQAISSFSSLGPTRDGRLKPDVAAPGEYLYSTRSLDAPVMNYAGIVGTDNNYAIDRGTSMATPHVTGVAALVWQSNPSLTGAQVRERLRRTANPPTDGSTPPNTTWGYGKLNALRAVRESVAAITAPTAAIPSVPVALSSANSSAAFTGNTPAYSWSLLAKPSGSGASLSAALPSASFTPDLPGNYTVRLAVSQASPAGTPQGVATAVIHANHLPSADFIVPASDSAGQSVTFRSAASDADLQSLAFHWVLVSRPAGSAASITPANVDNAVFTPNVQGTYEIGLRADDGLDNSALVVHSYTTLNSTVAPPSSGSGGGGGGCLSITRSGGESPFAASLVSLGILLLPAGALGLRRFFRRRERTVPIRHPLC; via the coding sequence GTGGATACCAACGTGCCGAACGGCGCCACCCATATCACCATCGCCCTGGACCCATCCCTGGCGGGGCAGGTCGGGACGATCCGATTCGACAGGACCAGGAACGGGGGCACGGGCGTCATCGACGGCTATGTCGACCGGGGCGACGGATTCTTCCTCGGCCCGGAACCGGCCGGAACCATCATCGAGCCGGCGAACGGGGACAACGTCGTCACCGTCGGCTCCTTCAACACGAAGGCATTCAACGGGGCCGCCGTCTCCCAGGCGATTTCGTCCTTCAGCAGCCTCGGGCCCACCCGGGACGGACGTCTCAAGCCGGACGTGGCGGCGCCGGGCGAATACCTTTACTCCACCCGATCGCTGGACGCGCCGGTCATGAACTACGCCGGCATCGTGGGCACGGACAACAATTACGCCATCGACCGGGGGACGAGCATGGCCACGCCCCACGTGACCGGCGTCGCGGCGCTCGTGTGGCAATCCAACCCGTCGCTCACCGGCGCCCAGGTGCGGGAGCGGCTGCGGAGGACGGCGAATCCTCCCACCGACGGCTCCACTCCTCCGAACACCACGTGGGGGTACGGGAAGCTGAACGCCCTGCGCGCGGTGCGGGAGTCCGTGGCCGCGATCACCGCACCGACCGCCGCGATTCCATCCGTGCCCGTCGCGCTGTCCTCGGCGAACAGCTCGGCGGCCTTCACGGGAAATACGCCGGCGTACTCATGGTCCCTTCTCGCCAAACCGTCGGGATCCGGCGCTTCGCTGTCGGCGGCCCTCCCGTCGGCCTCGTTCACCCCGGACCTGCCCGGCAACTACACGGTGCGCCTCGCCGTGTCGCAGGCGTCGCCCGCCGGGACGCCTCAGGGCGTCGCGACCGCGGTCATCCACGCCAACCATCTTCCGTCCGCCGACTTCATCGTGCCCGCCTCCGACAGCGCCGGGCAGTCCGTGACCTTCCGCAGCGCCGCATCGGATGCGGACCTCCAGTCGCTTGCGTTTCATTGGGTGCTCGTGTCCCGACCGGCGGGAAGCGCCGCCTCGATCACCCCTGCGAATGTGGACAACGCCGTCTTCACCCCGAACGTGCAGGGAACGTACGAGATCGGCCTGCGTGCGGACGACGGACTGGACAACAGCGCCCTTGTCGTACACTCGTACACGACCCTGAATTCGACGGTCGCGCCACCTTCTTCCGGAAGCGGTGGCGGCGGAGGCGGCTGCCTGTCCATCACCCGATCTGGCGGCGAATCCCCGTTTGCCGCGTCGCTTGTCTCCCTCGGGATCCTCCTCCTTCCCGCGGGCGCCCTCGGCTTGCGGCGTTTTTTCCGCCGGCGGGAGCGAACCGTTCCGATCCGGCACCCCCTTTGCTAA